The Solanum lycopersicum chromosome 2, SLM_r2.1 DNA window aataatcatgCTCGGTGTGAAGAGATTGTTTgtataatatgatgattttataaaagaatagagatgatgcacaagtaccccttcaacctatgcccgaaatatCAGAGTTAGAACCATATAATTTGACGCAAGAGGTTGATGAGTTGATATACCCCATTTTTATATGCTTGTAGTAATGCTTgagactaaaatttaaaatgaaaaaaaaaagaatttgtaaCTCACTTTGTTCAATACTTTTCACTATCAattcttatttttaacaaagaataaaagatgttaaagtgagtgaaataatatatatttttaaaaactttactttttatcataaataattattttttatataaaaattttaacacataatttattcattCTTGATAAAAATTTGGGGCCCCAAAATTTGGGGGCCTAAGGCAAAAGTCTTATTCTCAAAGGCATAGAGCCGGCACTGACTAGAACGCCATGAACTCACCTTCGATCTTTGAATGTCCCAACAGTTGTACATGAGATCAACGTGGTTTACTGGTGCTCGGGTCTACATTAAGGACAACAGATTCAGAGTGTAACATGAGTAGTTCCAAAATAATAGGTATCAAATAGGGCATCAAAGGCCAACCACGCTTGGAAATTAAATATACAATGAAAAGAGGGATGTAAAATGGCATCAAGGAAGCAGGAGAATAGAATAATAGTGATAAGTCTAACCATGCGCCTCAATAATCTAGCAAGAAGCGAGACAATAAAGTATATCAACTAACTATAACTTAACTAGATCCGCATAAGCCTAGCAGGTATACTCGTACGaacatgaatgaaaataaccCAAACGGGCCTCCATAAGCTCGATTAGTACATAGAAGATCTATTAGATCTATTCTAGAATTGGAAAGTCCAAAACTCAGACTCAAATTTCAGCTAAGGAGCCCAAAGGACCTAATAGAAACATGTTGCAGGGATTGAAACTCGACTAATAATCTAAAAGGCTTACTATGGTCAACATAACTCTTATGCCTGCTTTGTGTGGATCTAAGCATATCGTGAATCACACGAACTATATCCAAAGCCTCTTGAAGCAAATCAGTACCACGTGACCTAGGCTCCGAAGCCTCCAAAGGGAGAGCGACAATGCCTACCATATAAGGTCTTAAATGGAACAATCTAAATACTCGAATGGTAAATGTTGTTATACACAAACTCCGCAAAGGTTATTTAGAACTAGTCCCACCGACCTCTTGAATCCAGCACAGATGACCGAAACATATCTTTCAAACTTGATTAGTATGCTTCAATTGCCAGTCAGTCCGAAGATGAAAAATTGTGCTAAGGTCGAGTTAGGTACCAACTCCTCCTAAGGGTTTCTCTAGAAGATAGAAGTGAAATGGGAATCCGTATCATAGATAATAGACACATGCATCCCATGGTGACGAACTACCTCCTGAATATACACTAAGCTAACCTCTTAACACTTAAAGAAGACTGAATGATAATGAAATGTGCTAAATTAGTCAACTGATCTACTATTACCCAAATACTATCAACAACTCTGGAAGTCTGAGACAATCCCATAACAAAATCCATAGTGATGCGTTACTATTAGAACTTTGAAATGGGTAATCTTTTAAACTCACTACCAAACCTCAAATGGTCGAGCTTCGTCTGCTGTCAATACAAGCAACAGAACACATAATCCACAGTATCTCGACAGATACCACTCCAAAAGTCAATATAATTAGATTATTGACGTTATATTTCCTGCCATATCTACTAGTATAGTTGTCCATCTGTTTTGATTACATGTCCATGTTCGACTTGACACATctcttaagaaataataaacaataaaataattttaacatatcaTCCCTATAAATTACAAGTcatctaaatatttatttaccaTGTGCATTTTTAGTTCATGTAATTATCAATATACAATTTCATCTATAAAAAGGCATAACCACACAAAGTGAAATTCACCAAATCAATAAacttagagagagagagagagtattaAAAACTTGAAGTAGTTGAAAAATGGCTGGTGAGAAGGAAACAACTAAAGTGGCAATTGATAAGTATAGGCGGTTCCTCCATGAAGATCATGTTGCAGCTGCAGAAACTATGGAGTGGAGACATGGTAGCCCTCCAATTTATGACAGTGTTAATAATGTCTTTGAACAAGGAAGAACCAAGGTTTGTTAACTATTCCTTCCCTCTCTTaagttatgtgatattttttcatATGTCATTTAGATATTTTGAGTTGTTAGTTATTGTATTAATTTGTACTCCCGTCCTGCCCATTATTTTACTTTGTGAAATAATCCTTACTTGTTGATCTCAAtttgttgttattttctttcatcATCACTTTATAATCTCTCTTTAACATTTATTGATTAaggtaaatatgaaaattatgaaataatatattgattttataaaatgacaaaatttggATCTTCTACTTTTAATAAGCACAGGAACTAAAATGGAATAGTATTTTTTACGtggtttttaaatatatatattttattttaaacgatttaataatattatgttgGAATTCAGCTTTTAACATGTGATCAATGTCCATGATTGAAGTAGTGATATTATCATCATTTTTCTTGTCAATATGATTTGTTCTGTTTGGTTTTGATGGTTAAATCAGGTATGGCCAAAAGGATCTCTTGAAGAAACAATACAAAATTCTATAAAGACGTGGGAAATGGAGATTAAATACAAGACTTGCGTCAACGACATTAGGACCATTAATCTTGAAAAATTCAAGCTCTTTGTTAATGGTAAGTCTTACAAAAATCAATTCTCATttcatttgaattattcttcttaaatataaaatacaaaaattatcatttattttgaacGGCTGAACAGGAAGAGAGGGACTGTCAGCAGAAGAGACACTAAAAGTTGGAGGTTACAATGCGCTATTGAAGACTTCAATGCCGAATGAATTCAAATACCACAAAGAAGACGAAGAGACCTTTGAATCGTCTCACACTACTTTTCGATAAGCTTTTCCAAGAGGATTCGCGTGGGAAGTGATCAACGTGTATACTGGCCCTCCCGTTGTGACATACAAATTCAGACATTGGGGTTTCTTTGAAGGACCATTTAAAGGACATGCACCTACTGGTGAAATGATACAGTTCTATGGCATTGGCATTATGAAGGTCTATCTCCCTCCCtcttatatatacacatatatcgttttaatttatgtgacattttGTTAATAAGGCACAAAATTTAACTAAAACAagactttaaaatttatgattcaaTACAAAACTTAGATATATTAGGGCTGCAAATTATGTAATTACGGGTAAAATGGCAATCTTAAACTTTAGATTAAAATTTGCTCACACCAAATAAACTTGAAAATAGTTGATCTTGAACATTTGGCCACACTTGCCTTTAGATAAACCTTTACGGTCAAAACTCAAATGTGTTGCCCTTGGAACAAAAATTTTGTCCATGAGACAAGCGGGATGAAAAGTCCAAGACCACATATTTACTAGGTCATTCATGTAAATGATCACCTTGGCTAGAATCTTATTAAGTCACTTAGAATTGGTCCAATATAAAGAATTAAAGTTCACATACATTAGTATAAAACTTATGAGTTTAACTAACTAGTTGTTTTTGTATATTTGCAGGTAGATAAATATCTAAGAATGGAGGAATTAGAGTTATACTATGATCCAGCAGAACTTTTTGGTGGACTACTCAAGGGACCAAAAATATCTGAATCTAACATTGAGCAAGGCCAGGATGATAATACCACCACTCAACAGTGCCCATTATTCAACCACAACTAATTATGTCAAATTTCACTTCTTCAATAAAATTTTGGTACTTCCCAAATAGTAATGTTTTAATAAAGTGTATGCAACTCTATTTCCAAATAGTCATGTTATAATAAAGTGTATGCAACTCTATTTCCAAATAATCatgttttaataaatttaatgcaactctttatattttttcagtCATCAAACTTTTTCTATCTACATTTTTATTGATATGATGATTGTCTTTCATTTTTCCTGTATACATTAAGATGTGCCTACTCTTCTTAAGCCATAAGGATTATTATGAAAAATGAGAAAAGTGAGCTTAATTGAATCGATTCGtttgatttcaaaataaattgggTTGATGCAAGAATCTTACTTACATCTTTGGTGTTTCTATCAATCAAACGATTATATATACTCAAGCAAAGAGAATACAAAGAAGAAATAATAGCCAAATGGACATTTGGAGATGCACACCATTGAATTACCTCCTCCCCCTTAATTCCTTACTCCCCATCCTATTATGATCCAAATGGTTGTGAATGACATAAGCAATCCTCTCAAATGCAAACTTAGTTCCTCACAACAAAGATAACCCTATCGctaacatataaatatttgtatatgagGGACAATAGGAAACACTCTCTCATATTGAAATTTAAACCATGCATACATAACTCATAATTTTGTCCTTATTATTTTTGCACCAACTTTACAAACAATAAGACTAGGATTACTATATATAGGACTTTCTTAACTCATAACTTAGGCTAGAGCCAAAGGGAGGATACATTTGGGAGCACTACGCCCTCCTTGTTACCCTTTTTACCTTGTTTTCCTTTCTTTTGTTAGACAATCTTTTCTCTTCGTTTAAGTcgttaattaataatatttcgAATGTGACACcccttcttttctctcttttcattCACTATTCCCTTTTTCTCAATTTGAAGGTAAATACATTCAAACTATCTTAATACACCATATCCACATGTGTTGATCATTTCTAACCTATCTTTTTCATACCCCATTGTACTTTTCTTATATACTCATGGTAGCCACCCTCAATTTAGGCCATATCCACATGTGTTGATCATTTCTAACCTATATTTTTCATACCCCATTGTACTTTTCTTATATACTCATGGTAGCCACCCTCAATTTAGGCATTTTCCGGAGTGAGGTACATTATGTCTAAGGAGGGACAGGGTCAAAGGATGGTAAACATATGACAGCAAACATGCTTTCATACtactatttagagtttattgaattattgataacaaaattaattaatttttaagaaaatttaaaattttgaaggtatcatcaactactcattttcatataaattaaaaattggaaatgataattttaaaagaatcaattaatttctcgaaaattgaaagaacattattgaaatcgaataaaaaaactatatgatacttcctaatcatcttgaaatctaataAGTTTATCAAATTGTACgaaatgtaagaaaatatttagataaaattttaaaactaaagagagaaactaatagtaataaaaaaaaaaaggaaggtaAAGTTGTTGTAAAAATGGTAACATTGAAAGTAAGAAActtcaatgaatttttttaaaagaaagagaaaaaatagttaaaataataagaaaaataagaaagtatattttataataaaatattataaaaataaaattatattagttattttaagCTGCTCACTCACTTTGAGAGAATGCACACCACTCTCTATGTCAGATGGacgaaaaatgatataattatatctATTCAAAATTGTTTTGTTCGGTAATAGAAAAATTGCAATGTTAagttgtctttttaaaaattcgggACAATTTCAGTGATGACTTTATGACTTTTctctaattattttgatattatttttaatgtgcAATTGAGTCTTCAATATACTTTTAAGATCTTTAAGAATAGGCCTAATTTCTGCcattaaattattaatgaatattttatttatttacttatttctaAAATTAGTCTTTCGAACGTTACATATTAGATTAGTTTTTGTTTTGCAAGTGACATACAGGGTCGCTACACATATTGAGATTTGCATTTATATTGTTGGATCATCGCCTCCTTCAATATGTCATATTATACAATATTGGACCATCACCTTCTTCAGCGAGATATTAGATAGGCACCTCGTTCAATGAGACATATTATACAACGTTGAACTGTTACTTCCTTTAACGTAACATATTAGATTATGTTGGATCATCACCTCTTTCGATATGACAtattaatgtttaattaataCTTGTCTACtcctttattttctttgaaatttttggTTTCAAATGCATGAGATAATGActtttgttttgattatataaTATTCCTTATGTCCTCAtttatttgtccattttttcttttgtatttgtgTCTAatacttgttcattttgacaaatcaaaaaaggatttttttttttaccaattataccctaaattattttttttgaaaaatgtagaacttcttgaaaatattaaatttgtaattcATCAACTTCATAATTACAACaggggtaaaatgataaattcaccatgtcaataattattttcttaataggtgtgcCAGTTTAAAAGTGGACAAGTTATTAAAGACATGTGGAGTAATAATTAAGAACCCTTAGAAAGCgaaataattactttattattaAGGGAAAAGAGACGGATATACCTCCGAACTTTAATAAATGGTACGTCCATGCCCTCCGTTATACTTTGGATCCACATAAGCCCCTACCGTCCAATTAAAGGTAAACATATACCCCTCTCACTAATTTTTTACACGTGTCTTAATCCTGTTAAACTATCCGTTTAAGCCTTTTTTTAACCCATAAATCAAGTATCCGCCCCATAACCGAATACTAACCCAAATAAAGCATGACTTATAATATCCCTTTTCTATGTCCACCTGATGAAGCAAGAGGGTCTCAATAATGAAAACCTCCCAATCAacatcaaatttcatttttctttttccttcttccaACATTTACGTGTTCGAGGGAACTATACTTCtgcataattatattttcataggCCAAGCAACCACTATCAAAAGAAGGAGGCATAACatcaaatttcattttcctttttcgtTCTTCCAAGATTTACGTGTTCGAGGGAACTATACTTTtgcataattatattttcataggCCAAGCAACCACTATCAAAAGATGGAGGCATaacatcaaaattcattttcctttttccttcttcCAACATTTACTGTTCGAGGGAACTATACTTTtgcataattatattttcataggCCAAGCAATCACTATCAAAAGAAGGAAGCATAACatcaaatttcattttcctttttccttcttcCAACATTTACGTGTTCGAGGGAACTATACTTTtgcataattatattttcataggCCAAGCAACCATTATCAAAAGAAGGAGGCATAACatcaaatttcattttcctttttccttcttcCAACATTTACGTGTTCGAGGGAACTATACTTTtgcataattatattttcataggCCAAGCAACCACTATCAAAAGAAGAAGGCATAACatcaaatttcattttcctttttccttcttcCAACATTTACGTGTTCGACAGAACTATACTTTTGCATGATTATATTTTCATAGGCCAAGCAACCAATATCAAAAGAAGGAGGCATAACatcaaatttcattttcctttttccttcttcCAACATTTACGTGTTCGAGGAAACTATACTTTtgcataattatattttcataggCCAAGCAACCACTATCAAAAGAAGGAGTATGATGATTGATTTATTCCACTTGATTTATAGGCCAAGGGAACTATACTTTTGTATGATGATTGATTTATATCACAATAAGGAAAGTAAGTATTCAAAAatgaatcaattttttatacgttaataaaagagaaactttgatttctaaatgagttattagttcaaagatgttttaagagcagttacctcttttaagagGATAGTTTaagcaattatctcaaaccataGAAAGAGtatgaatttcaaaattgagCATGAGTACATattattgggagtagtattgagcaccaatatgaATAATGTGTTCAAAAAACTCACATTCCTCATAGACTATGTATGACAACATGAGTAcatgatcatactttttagatgaatcctaaGTCCCTTCAGACAGAACTTGGTGGATCAACTTAGTTAGTATGTTCTATACCCCGATAAAGTATAGGACGGTTCTAGCAGCGTGAGTTAGACGTTGTATTATCacatagctcatagtgatggttgccGGTAAGAGAATCTCTCAAACAGACTTATTTTGTATCTTTACATACAAATAAAAGTTATTATTGTATCTTCATATGATTGAGTTATTATTGTACTTGCGCATACAACTGAGTTATTAtctattgttttaatttttttctagataTTGATTCTTTTCTCGTTGCTTTATCCTTGAGTATCCAAAGTTGAACTATATTTTATTGActtgagtattttattattgagttgagccttattttctttgagttgagttgaaCTATATTTCGTTGAGTTGAACTATATTTCGTTGAGTTGTGTGAGTTAAGAAGGGTAAGtatgtttatttttcattagtTCAATCTTATGCTTATACTTTATAGTTCCCCTTACATTCTCGTACATTATATTTACTGACGCTGTTTAGCTTGCAtcttttatgatgcagatacatgtatttaggtTGATTAACAGAAGCTTCGTTGATACCACTTGCAGTTCAAGTTAGCTTTGGTACTAAGCCTTCTTACATTTCGGAGGACTTCACCTTTACCTTAAAATTGTAGTCTTGGAGATGTCGTAGGTCTTGTCTTGTTATCCTTCTATAGTAGTAGAGGCTTCATCAATGGACAAAGTTGAGTAGTTTTTGATATGTATcttctttgagttgtttttacaAACTCTGAGTTTATGTATTGagtgtttttcaaattttttaaagatggagtatttgagttattaaatttaattcagtttttaagattttgtgtgcttgagttagtcttccgcttgtagttAGCCAGGATGAGGATTCGCTTaggaccaacaatggttctcgagtgtcgATTACGTACAGGGTGTACACTTGGATCGTAAAAGTTATAAGATGATGTTATATCATTCTGGAATCCATCCTAAACCCTATAATAGACCTTAAGTCATAAATCTACCCACTTCAAACTCATTCTCCTATTTCCCCAAAACTAAACCAAATTCAAGGTCTTCAAATCAACATTCATCTTGGGATTTAAGTAGAAATGTATATGGGTATTCACCCATGGAGTCCATTCCTCCATAGGTTCACCAAGgttttcaatttcaaatgatCAAGTTCGGGTTCTTCTTAAGTTTCCCTTTGATTTCATCCAATTATGCGTGTAATTGTTGTTTCAATCTTCAATTTCATGATTTAGTGTAATAATAAGATATTTAGTTGAAATCATATGGACCCAAGCATGATTCATGATTTTTCAACTATGAACCTATGAAGAACTCATGAACCTATGAACTACGAATTTTGAAGTATTATACATGTCTTATGAATTTGATGTTTAAGATGATAGggtgattttatatgaaaagtatCCATTttttgtgaaaggttttctcatatacaaatatgatcATCATCGTGAAAGACATTTCTCATATATGGATTCACATTGGTGAAATGTCTTGTCACATATGCTTGAATTGTAATATAAGGAACTTTATGTTTTGACCTTTATGATGTGGATTGGTATTGGTCATTGCCTTTCCTATGTTATAatgatatttgatttttatctattttttttggatttagACTTAGCAACAAGAGTTCTTTGAGGTGGAGAATCAAATTGGGAAGTCTGTAGTAGTAATCTCTAGTTCCTAACTATGTGCCCCCGTAGCATTGTCTTAAATGACCTAGGTATGGATCCACTTTAGCAAAAGATGATGTGTACGAATGATAATTTTACCAAATTTAAGAGTTGGTGAGTCCTCCTATTCCGAGGATGGAAACACTTTTTCTTGCTTTATGTTTTTCTAGTTTTAAGATGATGTATTGGGTTACGTTCCAACAACTCGTTTGATGT harbors:
- the LOC101248729 gene encoding pathogen-related protein-like produces the protein MAGEKETTKVAIDKYRRFLHEDHVAAAETMEWRHGSPPIYDSVNNVFEQGRTKVWPKGSLEETIQNSIKTWEMEIKYKTCVNDIRTINLEKFKLFVNGREGLSAEETLKVGGYNALLKTSMPNEFKYHKEDEETFESSHTTFR